From Carassius gibelio isolate Cgi1373 ecotype wild population from Czech Republic chromosome B23, carGib1.2-hapl.c, whole genome shotgun sequence, the proteins below share one genomic window:
- the LOC128011760 gene encoding spermidine synthase-like: MDNIKDGWFTETCTLWPGQAMSLQVEEVLYHKKSNFQDVMVFKSKTYGNVLVLDGVIQCTERDEFSYQEMIANLPLCSHPCPKKVLIIGGGDGGVLREVVKHPLVESVVQCEIDEVCIQLNLNVCL; encoded by the exons ATGGACAACATTAAAGACGGGTGGTTCACCGAAACATGCACACTGTGGCCTGGTCAAGCGATGAGTCTTCAAGTAGAGGAGGTTCTGTATCATAAGAAATCGAATTTCCAGGATGTAATGGTTTTTAAAAG TAAAACTTATGGAAATGTGCTGGTTTTGGATGGAGTCATCCAATGCACAGAACGAGATGAATTTTCTTATCAAGAAATGATAGCCAATCTACCTCTCTGCAGCCACCCTTGCCCAAAGAAG GTTCTCATCATTGGTGGAGGAGACGGCGGTGTCCTGAGGGAGGTTGTCAAGCATCCGCTGGTGGAGTCTGTTGTTCAGTGTGAAATTGATGAGGTTTGTATCCAGTTAAACCTGAACGTATGCTTATAG
- the LOC128011048 gene encoding calmodulin-binding transcription activator 2-like, whose product MCDVFPAASPGSNIPHRCNSTRHRIISPKLPTPHPALNELKNPSLREAGPGDALVAVVPSERKQPEEGGRGDDPGGVASPCSASSSSSSPPQTQRAGTIALSNGNGFYGDQRGGLAAVIVMTTATPVGCGYGEEPNAELGSTHLSVTRAGGRLVLSPVPSKQDTPSPTSSASPPSPAPPNQGVATLSLTFLPSPVIGGLLLTDTPGTILPPNPTSPSPSLLPFDPDSFLNSPKQGQTYGGPGLTPHSVSASSSPSPPPSISPQPLSLALSLSPTSPPSSLSSLCSETERKSIPGRPSSSLSFSLSPTRTTPALLPLCLEMSLGLDSLSSPLSVPPSDDRAPPTGFTAQVPPGHLLTNPLSPATQITSSLEVLPTNQLPPEGEKAESQHSMCIQPSNQTPPPATPPTVSPVQVKEEQSPPTHSHFESEVTPMDTTHCGHIDGEEAGLTFDSAFPDLISEHIIEEPVSHHPTLAPPVYPIRYMVPPQPTPSTSFLPFPLLTNPGGNPAETQRLANITDFSPEWSYPEGGVKVLITGPWSETDGRYSCVFDQSRVTASLIQPGVLRCYCPAHEAGLVALYVLKDSSAVSSSVLFEYRARNASSLPSSQLDWLSLDDNQFRMSILERLEQMERRMAEMSSNNQQNQHMNHYHQQLSRNQSSAPRLTPENQSGLWFERRIVAVCERMMAGGRWDRDAERDTLTHSVRHRGMTLLHLAAAQGYTQLIHTLIRWRSISVNSLDLEQEVDPLNVDHFSCTPLMWACALGHQAAAVLLYRWSSAALGIPDSLGRLPLAVARSRGHTRLARCLEELHTHSQTQEHTLDTPSPPSPLSSSPDTGLSSSSSVPSPSDPPSPSPSSAYSSGSVPDPMDSASTPSSPFSAPPPAGSTDSLFLMDCEVSSPSAPELADELLSYSENAENEDFLSDEVLQVDMATLAEQIIEATPERIKQEEFNREAESPLRERRDNPAIHDTMPWLATYLDTVDRGLCPTPPSLLSDLALQRLRPPSSVAWAEFLNASANGRMERDFALLTLTDTEQRELYEAARVIQNAFRRYKGRRLKEQQDMAAAVIQRCYRKYKQLTWIALKYALYKKMTQAAILIQSKFRSYYEQKKFQQSRRAAVLIQQYYRSYKEYERVKQGPRGPGALSTKLKGSFLTKKQDQAARKIMRFLRRCRHRYTHV is encoded by the exons ATGTGTGACGTGTTTCCCGCAGCTTCTCCTGGATCCAACATTCCTCACCGCTGCAACAGCACCAGACATCGCATCATCTCGCCCAAACTGCCCACCCCTCACCCCGCCCTCAATGAGCTGAAGAATCCTTCTCTGCGGGAGGCGGGACCGGGCGATGCGTTAGTCGCTGTTGTACCTTCAGAGAGGAAGCAGCCTGAAGAGGGTGGGAGGGGCGATGATCCGGGCGGCGTGGCTTCCCCATGCTCCGCCTCCTCCTCGTCCTCCAGTCCACCCCAAACGCAGCGGGCGGGGACAATCGCTCTTAGCAACGGAAATGGATTCTATGGTGACCAGCGGGGTGGATTGGCAGCAGTCATTGTCATGACGACAGCAACCCCGGTGGGGTGTGGCTATGGGGAGGAGCCAAATGCTGAGTTAGGCTCCACCCACCTGTCAGTCACCCGTGCCGGCGGACGTCTCGTTCTATCTCCTGTGCCGTCCAAACAGGACACGCCCTCCCCAACAAGCTCCGCCTCCCCACCTAGCCCCGCCCCTCCCAATCAAGGCGTGGCCACgctttcactcactttcctgccCAGCCCTGTGATTGGAGGACTGCTGCTGACTGATACCCCTGGGACAATCCTGCCCCCAAACCCGACGTCGCCATCACCCTCGCTGCTCCCATTTGACCCTGACTCCTTCCTAAACAGCCCCAAACAGGGGCAGACCTACGGAGGACCCGGCCTCACACCTCACTCAGTCTCCGCCTCCTCTTCCCCATCTCCACCTCCTTCAATATCTCCTCAGCCACTGTCTCTTGCTCTGTCTCTTTCTCCCACATCTCCTCCATCGTCTCTATCCTCTCTCTGTTCTGAGACGGAGAGGAAGAGTATTCCGGGTCGTCCCTCGTCCTCACTGTCTTTTTCACTCTCTCCGACGCGAACGACTCCCGCGCTGCTCCCGCTGTGTCTGGAGATGTCTTTAGGACTAGATTCTTTGAGTTCTCCTCTATCTGTCCCACCCTCCGACGACAGAGCTCCTCCCACTGGATTCACTGCTCAAGTCCCGCCCGGTCATCTCCTAACCAATCCTCTCTCGCCCGCCACCCAAATAACATCCTCTCTTGAGGTGCTGCCAACCAATCAGCTGCCACCAGAGGGAGAAAAGGCGGAGTCACAGCACTCCATGTGCATTCAACCTTCGAATCAGACACCACCCCCAGCCACACCCCCAACTGTGAGTCCTGTACAAGTGAAGGAGGAGCAGTCTCCGCCCACTCATTCACATTTCGAATCAGAAGTCACGCCCATGGACACCACCCACTGCGGCCATATAGACGGAGAGGAGGCTGGGCTTACATTTGACTCCGCCTTCCCCGACCTCATATCTGAGCACATTATAGAGGAGCCTGTCAGTCACCATCCCACCCTGGCTCCGCCCGTTTACCCCATCCGCTACATGGTTCCTCCTCAGCCGACACCGTCCACCTCATTCCTGCCCTTCCCTCTTCTTACAAACCCTGGAGGAAACCCAGCAGAAACCCAGCGGCTGGCCAACATCACAGACTTCTCGCCCGAATGGTCGTACCCCGAG GGCGGCGTGAAGGTTTTGATCACAGGCCCATGGTCAGAGACAGACGGACGATACTCCTGTGTGTTTGACCAGAGCAGAGTTACAGCTTCTCTCATCCAGCCAGGAGTCCTGCGCTGTTACTGTCCGG ctcatgAAGCTGGACTCGTCGCTCTGTACGTGTTGAAGGACTCCAGCGCCGTCTCCTCCTCAGTGTTGTTCGAGTATCGTGCTCGCAACGCCTCGTCCTTACCGAGCTCACAGCTGGACTGGTTATCACTGGATg ATAACCAGTTCAGGATGTCAATTCTGGAGCGTTTGGAGCAGATGGAGCGGAGAATGGCAGAAATGTCAAGTAACAATCAGCAGAATCAACACATGAATCACTATCATCAGCAGCTGTCGaggaaccagagctctgctccgCGCTTGACTCCTGAAAACCAG tcgggGCTGTGGTTCGAGCGCAGGATCGTGGCCGTGTGTGAGCGGATGATGGCCGGCGGTCGCTGGGATCGAGACGCTGagagagacacactcacacactccgtCAGACACAGAGGGATGACACTGCTGCACCTCGCCGCCGCGCAGGGATACACACagctcatacacacactcatacgctggag gaGTATCAGTGTGAATAGTCTGGATCTGGAACAGGAAGTGGATCCTCTGAACGTTGATCATTTCTCCTGCACACCTCTG atgtgGGCGTGTGCTCTGGGTCATCAGGCCGCGGCGGTGTTGTTGTACCGCTGGAGCAGTGCGGCTCTGGGGATCCCGGACTCTCTGGGACGTCTTCCTCTGGCCGTGGCACGTTCACGAGGACACACACGTCTAGCGCGCTGTCTGGAGgagctacacacacactctcagacgcAGGAACACACACTGGACACACCCTCTCCTCCGTCTCCACTGTCCAGCAGCCCTGAcacgg gtctgAGCTCGTCTAGCAGTGTCCCCTCCCCCAGTGACCCGCCCTCTCCCTCCCCAAGCTCCGCCTACTCCAGTGGCTCTGTTCCTGACCCCATGGACTCCGCCTCCACCCCCTCCTCCCCGTTCTCAGCCCCGCCCCCGGCTGGTTCCACCGACTCGCTCTTCCTGATGGACTGTGAGGTCTCGAGTCCCTCGGCCCCGGAGCTCGCCGACGAGCTGCTCAGCTACAGCGAGAACGCCGAGAACGAGGACTTCCTGTCTGACGAGGTCCTGCAG GTTGACATGGCAACGCTGGCCGAGCAGATCATCGAGGCCACTCCTGAGCGAATCAAACAGGAGGAGTTTAACCGGGAGGCGGAGTCACCACTGCGAGAGAGGCGGGACAATCCTGCCATTCACGACACCATGCCGTGGCTCGCCACATACCTGGACACCGTCGACAG gggtcTGTGTCCCACCCCTCCCTCGCTCCTCAGTGATTTGGCGCTGCAGAGGCTCCGCCCCCCAAGCAGCGTGGCGTGGGCGGAGTTTCTGAACGCCTCAGCCAATGGAAGGATGGAGAGAGACTTCGCTCTGCTGACGCTGACGGACACGGAGCAGAGAGAGCTGTATGAAGCTGCACGTGTCATCCAGAACGCCTTCCGCAGATacaag GGGCGGAGGCTAAAGGAGCAGCAGGACATGGCTGCAGCAGTAATACAGCGCTGTTACCGCAAATACAAAcag CTAACTTGGATAGCACTGAAG TACGCTCTCTATAAGAAGATGACGCAGGCGGCGATACTGATCCAGAGTAAGTTCCGCAGTTATTACGAGCAGAAGAAGTTCCAGCAGTCTCGGCGAGCGGCCGTCCTCATCCAGCAGTATTACCGCAGCTATAAAGAGTACGAGCGCGTCAAGCAGGGCCCGCGCGGCCCCGGGGCCCTCAGCACCAAGCTcaa AGGCTCGTTCCTGACCAAGAAACAGGATCAGGCCGCGCGGAAGATCATGCGCTTCCTCAGACGCTGCAGACACAGGTACACACACGTCTAG